A window of uncultured Litoreibacter sp. contains these coding sequences:
- a CDS encoding FAD-binding oxidoreductase, protein MSKTVAIIGAGIVGVSTAIWLLRDGHKVILIDKAGPAAGTSYGNGGVLASCSCVPVTGPGLIRKAPKMAMDPTQPLFLKWGYLPKLAPWLWKYLSHANEADTRRIASAVVNIVGDSLADHQALAAGTGADAFIKPSDYLFIYNDRAHFDADALGWDIRRGHGFTWEELEGDAFRAYDNVFAPELGMAIKLANHGRISDPGAYVKALAAHAGSQGARFVKAAVEDVAIENGAVIGVIAEGATIACDACVVATGVWSGPLAKKLGVKVPLESERGYHLELWNPSFMPRSPVMVASGKFVATPMEGRLRLAGVVEFGGLEAAPSKAPLDLLRKNAKAAFPGLTWDREEEWMGHRPAPADSIPVIGEVPGASGAYMGFGHHHIGLTGGPKTGRLLAQMIAGKKPNIDVGVYSPARYTSNN, encoded by the coding sequence ATGAGCAAAACGGTTGCCATCATTGGCGCAGGGATAGTCGGCGTCTCAACCGCCATTTGGCTTCTGCGTGACGGGCATAAGGTCATCTTGATCGACAAGGCAGGCCCAGCGGCGGGCACGTCATACGGCAATGGTGGGGTCCTAGCGTCATGTTCATGCGTTCCGGTGACCGGGCCGGGGCTGATCAGGAAAGCCCCCAAGATGGCAATGGACCCGACCCAGCCGTTGTTCCTGAAATGGGGGTATTTGCCAAAGCTGGCCCCCTGGCTGTGGAAATATCTCAGCCACGCCAACGAGGCCGACACCCGCCGGATTGCGTCGGCGGTGGTCAATATTGTGGGCGATAGCCTGGCGGATCATCAGGCCCTTGCCGCAGGAACCGGGGCTGATGCGTTCATCAAACCATCGGACTACCTTTTCATCTACAATGACCGCGCCCACTTTGACGCTGACGCCCTTGGTTGGGACATTCGCCGTGGCCATGGGTTTACTTGGGAGGAGCTGGAGGGCGACGCGTTCCGCGCCTATGACAACGTCTTTGCGCCCGAGCTGGGCATGGCAATCAAACTGGCCAACCACGGCCGCATCAGCGACCCGGGTGCCTATGTCAAAGCGCTTGCGGCCCATGCCGGCAGCCAAGGCGCGCGCTTTGTCAAAGCGGCGGTCGAAGATGTTGCGATAGAAAACGGCGCCGTAATAGGCGTCATCGCCGAAGGAGCAACGATTGCCTGCGATGCCTGCGTTGTGGCGACCGGCGTTTGGTCGGGGCCGCTGGCCAAGAAGCTGGGCGTCAAAGTGCCATTGGAGTCAGAGCGCGGCTACCATCTGGAACTGTGGAACCCCTCCTTCATGCCAAGATCACCGGTCATGGTCGCGTCGGGCAAGTTCGTTGCAACCCCGATGGAAGGACGCCTGCGGCTGGCGGGGGTCGTTGAATTCGGCGGGCTGGAGGCAGCGCCCTCAAAAGCGCCGCTGGACCTTTTGCGCAAGAACGCCAAAGCGGCGTTTCCGGGACTGACATGGGACCGCGAAGAGGAATGGATGGGACACCGGCCTGCGCCAGCGGATTCGATCCCTGTGATCGGGGAAGTTCCGGGGGCTAGCGGCGCTTACATGGGGTTCGGGCATCACCATATCGGCCTGACAGGTGGTCCCAAAACCGGCCGCTTGCTGGCCCAAATGATTGCTGGCAAGAAACCAAACATTGACGTGGGGGTCTATTCGCCTGCACGTTACACCTCGAATAATTAG
- a CDS encoding TRAP transporter small permease yields MIRKLLDGLYTAAGVLAALCLIIILVLIVVQMLARWTGEVFPGAPDYAGYAMAAASFLAFANALNKGSHIRVSIVLNALGERARYWLEVWCFAIGTAVAWYMSYFIYRMLGFAIKFNDVSQGQDATPLWIPQTPMLIGAVILAIALTDNLISLFLTGKHRIIRDVTDTQAE; encoded by the coding sequence ATGATACGTAAACTACTGGACGGGCTTTATACGGCCGCAGGTGTGCTGGCGGCGTTGTGCCTGATCATCATTCTGGTTCTGATTGTGGTGCAAATGCTGGCCCGCTGGACCGGCGAGGTGTTTCCCGGCGCGCCTGATTATGCCGGCTACGCCATGGCGGCGGCGTCTTTCCTGGCCTTTGCCAACGCGCTGAACAAAGGCAGCCATATCCGTGTGTCGATTGTTCTGAACGCGTTGGGTGAGCGCGCCCGCTACTGGCTTGAGGTCTGGTGCTTCGCCATCGGCACCGCCGTAGCGTGGTACATGAGCTATTTCATCTACCGCATGCTGGGCTTTGCCATCAAATTCAACGACGTCAGCCAAGGCCAGGACGCGACCCCGTTGTGGATACCGCAGACCCCCATGCTGATCGGCGCGGTCATTCTGGCGATTGCCCTGACTGACAACCTGATTTCTCTTTTCTTGACCGGCAAACATCGCATCATCCGCGATGTCACCGACACGCAGGCGGAGTAG
- a CDS encoding DeoR/GlpR family DNA-binding transcription regulator: MAENFRQTDILEIAQTEGRVSVDDLAERFNISVQTIRKDLSELADSGQLKRVHGGAILPSGVTNIGYDERRELNRAAKTRIAKRCAADIPDNASVFLNIGTSTEAVARELLTHRNLMVVTNNMNIAQILSANPDCEVIVAGGTLRRSDGGLTGPLTVQMIQAFKFDYAVIGCSALDLDGDILDFDIQEVGVSQAIIDRSRERFLVADTTKLTRPAPVRIASLKDLTRFYTDAQPAMGALEKCMRWGTEVVVA; this comes from the coding sequence ATGGCCGAAAACTTCCGACAAACCGACATTCTGGAGATCGCGCAGACCGAGGGCCGCGTGTCAGTCGACGACTTGGCAGAGCGGTTCAACATCTCGGTGCAAACCATCCGCAAGGACCTCAGTGAACTAGCTGACAGCGGGCAACTCAAACGCGTGCACGGCGGCGCGATCCTGCCCTCCGGCGTGACGAATATCGGTTACGACGAACGCCGCGAGCTGAACCGCGCCGCGAAAACACGCATCGCCAAACGGTGCGCCGCTGACATCCCCGACAACGCCTCCGTCTTCCTCAACATCGGCACCAGCACGGAGGCCGTGGCCCGCGAGCTGCTCACCCACCGCAACCTCATGGTCGTCACCAACAACATGAACATCGCGCAAATCCTCAGCGCAAACCCCGATTGCGAGGTGATTGTCGCCGGAGGCACCCTGCGTCGCTCCGACGGTGGGCTGACGGGGCCGCTAACAGTTCAAATGATCCAGGCTTTCAAATTCGACTATGCCGTCATCGGCTGCTCCGCCTTGGACCTGGACGGTGACATTCTGGATTTCGACATTCAGGAAGTCGGCGTCAGCCAAGCAATCATCGACCGCTCCCGCGAGCGTTTCTTGGTCGCCGACACCACCAAATTAACCCGCCCCGCCCCCGTCCGCATCGCTTCCCTGAAGGACCTCACACGGTTTTACACGGACGCGCAGCCTGCAATGGGTGCTCTTGAAAAATGCATGCGTTGGGGAACAGAAGTCGTGGTCGCATAA
- a CDS encoding NAD(P)-dependent oxidoreductase, with amino-acid sequence MKKIVLTGANGNLGQELRGLLAGLCDELVSTDIAEGVGALLQNETFVQADLSEMDQVRPLLEGAEMVVHFGAIVDELPFDQMWGPNFMGSYNIWESARQLGVRRVVYASSIHAMGMYPKTTRIDTEMPHRPDTYYGFAKCFTEDLGRMYWEKEGIESVHLRIYSATSKPGNARALGSWLSFDDLRQLVARSIDTPVVGFTVVYGVSNNDRCPVDNSAAAFLGYRPKDNAEIYAEEVFAKEPAADLSDLGQTCHGGPFASAVLGVSPMGQMAIPDKED; translated from the coding sequence ATGAAGAAGATCGTTTTGACCGGGGCCAACGGCAATCTGGGGCAAGAGCTGCGCGGCCTGTTGGCAGGGTTGTGTGACGAGCTGGTGTCCACCGACATTGCCGAGGGCGTTGGCGCGTTGCTGCAAAATGAGACCTTCGTGCAGGCAGACCTCTCGGAGATGGATCAGGTGCGGCCCCTGCTGGAAGGGGCCGAGATGGTCGTGCATTTCGGTGCGATTGTGGACGAGCTGCCCTTTGATCAGATGTGGGGGCCGAACTTCATGGGGTCCTACAACATCTGGGAATCCGCGCGCCAGCTTGGGGTGCGACGTGTGGTCTACGCCTCGTCGATCCACGCGATGGGGATGTATCCCAAGACCACGCGGATCGACACCGAGATGCCGCACCGGCCTGACACCTACTACGGCTTCGCCAAATGCTTCACCGAGGATCTGGGCCGGATGTATTGGGAGAAGGAGGGGATCGAGAGTGTTCACCTTCGGATCTATTCGGCCACCTCCAAGCCCGGCAACGCGCGGGCGCTGGGGTCCTGGCTGAGCTTTGATGACCTGCGGCAGCTTGTGGCGCGGTCCATTGATACGCCGGTTGTGGGGTTCACGGTGGTCTATGGGGTGTCCAATAATGACCGCTGCCCGGTGGACAATTCGGCGGCGGCTTTCCTCGGGTACCGACCCAAGGACAATGCCGAAATCTATGCCGAAGAGGTCTTCGCTAAGGAGCCTGCGGCGGACCTGTCTGATCTGGGCCAGACCTGCCATGGGGGCCCGTTTGCTTCGGCTGTTTTGGGGGTATCTCCGATGGGGCAGATGGCCATTCCGGACAAGGAAGACTGA
- a CDS encoding TRAP transporter large permease subunit: protein MDQAYVIILFLFVLFALLGSGVWVGLALVGVAYVGMELFASGPTGDRMATTIWSASSSWTLTALPLFIWMGEILFRTRLSQDMFRGLAPWMARLPGGLVHTNIVGCTVFAAVSGSSAATLTTVGKMSIPELRKREYPEHMVIGTLAGAATLGLMIPPSLTLIVYGVSINESIIKLFFAGIVPGLVLASMFMAYVGIYSTVAGDWKPVKEAAMSFGEKMKNSKFLIPVMCLITVVIGSMFLGFATATEAAAIGVIGALVLAGVQGSLNWGTFAESLMGATRTSAMIALILAGAAFLSLAMGFTGLPRGLADAIAQWELSRFELLMVLLVFYIVLGCFLDGISSVVLTMAIVEPMVREAGIDMIWFGIFIVVVVEMAQITPPIGFNLFVLQGMTDHEMGYIARAAIPMFLIMVLMVFVLIVFPDIATWLPENVRQGPNA, encoded by the coding sequence ATGGACCAAGCATATGTCATCATCTTGTTTCTGTTTGTGCTGTTCGCGCTTTTGGGCTCCGGCGTTTGGGTCGGGCTGGCGCTGGTTGGCGTCGCCTATGTCGGGATGGAACTGTTCGCCTCCGGGCCGACGGGCGACCGAATGGCCACCACGATCTGGAGCGCCTCGTCCTCATGGACGCTGACCGCACTGCCGCTGTTCATCTGGATGGGCGAAATCCTGTTCCGAACGCGCTTGTCTCAAGACATGTTCCGCGGGCTTGCCCCTTGGATGGCGCGGTTGCCGGGCGGGTTGGTGCATACCAATATTGTGGGCTGCACGGTGTTTGCCGCCGTCTCCGGCTCGTCAGCCGCCACACTGACCACGGTGGGCAAGATGTCCATCCCGGAGCTGCGCAAACGCGAGTACCCCGAGCATATGGTCATTGGCACCCTGGCAGGCGCGGCAACGCTGGGTCTTATGATCCCGCCGTCGCTGACGCTGATCGTCTACGGTGTGTCGATCAACGAAAGCATCATCAAGCTGTTCTTCGCGGGCATCGTACCGGGGTTGGTCCTGGCGTCGATGTTCATGGCTTATGTCGGCATTTACTCCACCGTCGCGGGCGACTGGAAGCCGGTCAAAGAAGCAGCGATGAGCTTTGGCGAGAAGATGAAGAATTCGAAATTCCTTATCCCCGTTATGTGCCTAATCACGGTGGTCATCGGCTCTATGTTCTTGGGTTTCGCCACGGCGACGGAAGCAGCCGCGATTGGCGTCATTGGCGCATTGGTTTTGGCGGGCGTTCAGGGGTCTTTGAACTGGGGCACATTCGCCGAAAGCCTCATGGGCGCGACCCGAACATCGGCGATGATTGCGCTGATCCTGGCGGGGGCTGCGTTCCTGTCGCTGGCGATGGGGTTCACCGGCCTGCCACGCGGGCTGGCCGACGCTATTGCGCAATGGGAGCTGTCGCGGTTCGAGCTGCTAATGGTGCTATTGGTCTTCTACATCGTCCTTGGCTGCTTCCTCGATGGGATTTCATCCGTCGTGCTGACCATGGCCATTGTCGAGCCGATGGTGCGCGAGGCGGGCATCGACATGATCTGGTTCGGCATCTTCATCGTGGTCGTCGTCGAAATGGCGCAGATTACCCCGCCGATTGGGTTCAACCTGTTTGTGCTGCAAGGCATGACGGATCACGAGATGGGCTATATCGCCCGCGCCGCGATCCCGATGTTTTTGATTATGGTGCTGATGGTTTTCGTGCTGATCGTTTTCCCCGACATCGCCACATGGCTGCCTGAGAACGTCCGACAAGGGCCCAATGCCTAG
- a CDS encoding TRAP transporter substrate-binding protein: protein MKKLTSLMMATALTASVAAPAFADGHAQKWDMPMAYSASNFHSENGVKFADCVREGTGGAIDITVHPGGSLFKGADIKRAIQTGQVPIGERLLSGHQNENAVFGFDSVPFLATSFDASGKLFEAAKPKLEEILADQNLTLLYSVPWPPQGLYFNKEVNSVADMEGIKFRSYNNATARLAELTGMLPVTIEAAEISQAFATGVAESMISSGATGYDRKVWESLSHFYEVDAWLPYNHVMVNNDAWADVSDENKAAVQACADTAAAAGLEASKAYTQFTLDGLKAGGMTVGRAGDGLVEELKEIGATMTAEWLQAAGDDGAAIVDAFNN from the coding sequence ATGAAAAAACTCACAAGCCTGATGATGGCGACCGCGCTGACCGCGTCTGTTGCCGCGCCTGCGTTCGCCGATGGCCACGCGCAGAAATGGGACATGCCGATGGCGTATTCTGCTTCGAATTTTCATTCCGAAAATGGTGTGAAATTTGCGGACTGCGTACGTGAAGGCACTGGCGGCGCCATTGATATCACCGTACATCCGGGCGGCTCGCTGTTCAAAGGCGCTGACATCAAACGCGCGATCCAGACGGGGCAGGTCCCAATCGGTGAGCGCCTGCTGTCGGGCCACCAGAACGAAAACGCCGTCTTTGGCTTCGACTCCGTGCCGTTCCTTGCCACATCCTTTGACGCCTCCGGCAAGCTGTTTGAGGCGGCCAAGCCGAAGCTGGAAGAGATCCTGGCAGACCAGAACCTGACGTTGCTGTACTCTGTTCCGTGGCCGCCACAGGGGCTGTACTTCAACAAGGAAGTGAACTCCGTCGCTGACATGGAAGGTATCAAGTTCCGGTCGTACAACAACGCGACCGCGCGCCTGGCTGAACTGACAGGCATGTTGCCCGTGACCATCGAAGCAGCCGAGATTTCTCAGGCCTTCGCGACGGGTGTGGCGGAATCGATGATCTCGTCTGGTGCGACCGGCTATGACCGCAAGGTTTGGGAGTCGCTGAGCCACTTCTACGAGGTGGACGCATGGCTGCCCTACAACCACGTAATGGTGAATAACGATGCGTGGGCGGATGTCTCGGACGAGAACAAGGCCGCTGTGCAGGCATGTGCCGACACGGCTGCTGCTGCGGGTCTGGAGGCCTCCAAGGCTTACACACAATTCACGCTTGATGGCCTGAAGGCTGGCGGCATGACCGTTGGTCGGGCTGGTGACGGCCTTGTGGAGGAGCTGAAAGAGATCGGCGCAACCATGACCGCAGAGTGGCTCCAAGCCGCTGGCGACGATGGCGCGGCTATCGTTGACGCGTTCAACAATTAA
- a CDS encoding enolase C-terminal domain-like protein gives MGGLSLDQRIVGFDLWHLALPVKTRRDHGIGSVEGSCEIVVLRLTAEGGEVGFGEASPWVVFTGSVEATYAALDRYLRPLVMGARVGDAAVIMAKAARAVAHCTEAKAALESALLDLAGRVSGVPVWALLGGKCRDTIALSVSLANPDWAEEQALLERITADGVGIVKVKVGFTDHAFDVMRMEALARDYPDLDVRIDFNQGLEIEEAMARVRDLAAFKPSFIEQPVRAHQFDMMARLRAAIDVPLLADESVFGPEDAARAVREGIADGFSIKIMKSGGLRRGQEVAKMAAANGLSSYGGDMFEAGLAHLAGAHMIAATPEITLGCEFYQAQYYLREDILEEPFPSQGGAVTVPDGAGLGIRPDVAKLDHYNVRRA, from the coding sequence GTGGGTGGCTTGAGCTTGGACCAACGCATCGTTGGGTTTGACCTGTGGCATCTGGCCTTGCCGGTGAAGACGCGGCGGGACCACGGGATCGGCTCGGTGGAAGGCTCCTGCGAGATCGTGGTTCTGAGGTTGACTGCGGAGGGTGGCGAAGTCGGCTTTGGTGAGGCCTCCCCTTGGGTGGTGTTCACCGGATCGGTTGAGGCGACATACGCGGCGTTGGATCGGTACTTGCGGCCCTTGGTGATGGGCGCGCGCGTCGGGGATGCCGCTGTGATCATGGCCAAAGCCGCCCGCGCCGTGGCGCATTGCACGGAAGCCAAGGCGGCGCTGGAAAGCGCTTTGCTCGATCTTGCAGGACGGGTGTCTGGCGTGCCGGTCTGGGCGCTGTTGGGCGGCAAGTGCCGCGACACAATCGCGTTGTCGGTGTCTTTGGCCAACCCCGATTGGGCGGAAGAACAGGCGTTGTTGGAGCGGATCACGGCGGATGGCGTGGGCATTGTAAAGGTTAAGGTCGGCTTCACCGACCACGCATTTGACGTGATGCGGATGGAGGCACTGGCACGCGACTACCCTGACCTTGATGTGCGGATAGACTTTAACCAAGGGCTTGAGATTGAGGAGGCCATGGCGCGGGTAAGGGACCTTGCGGCGTTCAAACCAAGCTTCATCGAACAACCCGTAAGGGCGCATCAGTTCGACATGATGGCCCGCCTGCGCGCCGCGATTGACGTGCCGCTATTGGCCGACGAAAGCGTGTTCGGGCCAGAGGACGCGGCACGAGCCGTGCGGGAGGGGATTGCGGACGGGTTCTCGATCAAGATCATGAAGTCCGGCGGGCTCCGACGCGGGCAAGAGGTGGCGAAGATGGCAGCCGCGAACGGGTTGTCATCCTATGGCGGGGATATGTTCGAAGCTGGTTTGGCGCATCTGGCGGGCGCCCATATGATCGCGGCCACGCCAGAGATCACGTTGGGCTGCGAGTTCTATCAGGCGCAATACTACCTGCGCGAGGACATCCTTGAAGAGCCCTTCCCAAGCCAAGGTGGTGCGGTCACCGTGCCGGACGGCGCGGGGCTGGGGATCAGGCCGGATGTAGCGAAACTGGACCATTACAACGTGAGGCGTGCATGA
- the glpD gene encoding glycerol-3-phosphate dehydrogenase: MSRDMSEHVTDLFVIGGGINGCGIARDAAGRGMSVSLAEMKDLAWATSSSSTKLFHGGLRYLEYGEIRLVREALIERETLLRAMPHISWPMRFVLPYHKDMRFEGDTPASKLLSFFMPWMKGRRPAWMIRFGLFLYDNLGGREILPGTKTLDLLTAPEGEPLEDRFETAFEYSDCWIEDSRLVVLNARDAEARGAEVMTRTKVISAEVRDGLWEITLEDLAKGEIITRRAKMLVNAAGPWVGDIIHNTVRINATEGVRLVKGSHIVTKKLFDHEKCYFFQGEDGRIIFAIPYETDFTLIGTTDAEHSEPDIEPECSDEERDYLLAFANQYFKQDISADDIVWTYSGVRPLYDDGAKSATAATRDYVLKVNEQAGAPMLNVFGGKITTYRKLAEHALEKISPYLDMRDKPWTAGAPMPGGDFAVADVDGMIAGLRQDFLFLDAFWASRLIRAFGTEARDMLGDAKAAEDLGQSFGATLTATEIRWLMANEYAREAEDVVWRRSKLGLRMTASEIKVLDDFMRAEGGKP; the protein is encoded by the coding sequence ATGAGTCGAGACATGTCCGAGCACGTAACAGACCTTTTCGTCATTGGCGGCGGCATCAACGGATGCGGCATCGCGCGGGACGCGGCAGGGAGGGGGATGAGCGTCTCCTTGGCGGAAATGAAGGATTTGGCTTGGGCCACGTCCTCGTCTTCCACCAAGCTGTTTCACGGCGGGCTGCGCTATCTGGAATACGGCGAGATCCGACTGGTGCGCGAGGCGCTGATCGAGCGGGAAACGCTGCTGAGGGCAATGCCGCACATCTCGTGGCCGATGCGGTTTGTGCTGCCCTATCACAAGGATATGCGGTTTGAGGGGGACACGCCTGCCTCCAAGCTGCTGAGTTTCTTCATGCCATGGATGAAGGGACGCAGGCCCGCATGGATGATTCGGTTTGGACTGTTTCTCTATGACAATCTTGGCGGGCGGGAGATTTTGCCGGGCACCAAGACGCTGGATTTGCTGACTGCGCCGGAGGGGGAGCCACTGGAAGACCGGTTTGAAACCGCGTTTGAATATAGCGACTGCTGGATCGAGGATTCCCGATTGGTCGTGCTGAACGCGCGGGACGCAGAAGCGCGCGGCGCGGAGGTGATGACACGCACAAAGGTGATTTCGGCCGAGGTGCGCGACGGGCTGTGGGAGATTACGCTGGAGGATTTGGCCAAGGGTGAGATCATCACCCGTCGCGCCAAGATGCTGGTCAACGCGGCAGGGCCGTGGGTGGGCGACATTATTCACAACACGGTGCGGATCAACGCGACCGAGGGCGTGCGGCTGGTCAAGGGCAGCCACATTGTGACGAAGAAGCTGTTTGACCACGAGAAATGCTACTTCTTCCAAGGCGAAGACGGTCGGATCATTTTTGCCATTCCGTATGAGACGGATTTCACCTTGATCGGCACCACGGATGCGGAACATTCAGAGCCGGATATAGAACCCGAATGTTCAGATGAGGAGCGGGACTATCTGCTGGCCTTCGCCAACCAGTATTTCAAGCAAGATATCAGCGCGGATGACATCGTGTGGACCTATTCCGGCGTGCGGCCCCTTTATGATGACGGGGCCAAATCGGCGACGGCGGCGACGCGGGACTACGTGTTGAAAGTGAATGAGCAAGCTGGCGCGCCGATGCTGAACGTGTTTGGCGGCAAGATCACGACCTATCGCAAGCTGGCAGAGCATGCGTTGGAGAAGATCAGCCCGTATCTGGACATGCGCGACAAGCCGTGGACGGCGGGTGCCCCGATGCCGGGGGGAGACTTCGCGGTTGCGGATGTGGATGGGATGATCGCCGGTCTGCGGCAGGACTTTCTGTTCTTGGATGCGTTCTGGGCAAGTCGCCTGATCCGCGCTTTCGGGACTGAAGCGCGGGACATGTTGGGTGACGCCAAAGCGGCGGAGGATTTGGGGCAAAGCTTCGGAGCCACGCTAACGGCCACGGAAATTCGCTGGCTGATGGCCAATGAATATGCGCGGGAGGCGGAGGACGTGGTGTGGCGGCGCTCCAAGCTGGGGTTGCGGATGACCGCATCCGAGATCAAAGTTCTGGACGACTTTATGCGCGCTGAGGGAGGCAAGCCATGA
- a CDS encoding thiamine pyrophosphate-binding protein, translating into MKNEMTGAEAAVRMLQAHGVDTMFGLCGDTTLPFYDAMAKLDHGINHILTRDERHAGYMADAYARVTGKPGVCEGPSGGGATYILPGVVEANESSVPILAITTDVATTSRGKYPLTELDQVALFRPVTKWNASLDDATRLPAMMRAAFRAMTTGRPGATHLALPFDTQKAFVDSGEVWADDRHQSFPSERAGPDMDAVKDAATLLAGAKSGIAICGGGPVISGAFDALKQLADMLDLPIATTVSGQGAIAETDPQALGVVGSNGGNPATRAVVDAADVILFIGCRAGSVTTERWRSPAKGKTIIHIDSDPMVIGANYQTDVAICADARLALEALVAELETRQVALQGGRGRAAAAWDSKLAEFNALAASTETPIKPEAVIAALMAQLDDDAVVVADPGTPCPYFSAHYRWRRAGRNFITNRAHGALGYALAASMGAHVGRPDVKTVAVMGDGSFGFCCGEFETIVRHKMPITSIVFSNATFGWIKAGQDSGFGKRYYNVDFGRTDHAKVAEAFGVKAWTVRDPADLPKVLKQALAHGGPTLVDVISQPLHEAAAPVSEWVA; encoded by the coding sequence ATGAAAAACGAGATGACCGGGGCGGAGGCCGCCGTGCGCATGCTGCAGGCGCATGGGGTGGATACGATGTTCGGCCTCTGCGGAGACACCACGCTGCCCTTCTATGATGCAATGGCCAAGCTGGACCACGGGATCAACCACATCCTGACACGCGACGAGCGGCATGCGGGGTACATGGCGGACGCCTATGCGCGGGTCACCGGCAAGCCGGGGGTCTGCGAGGGGCCGTCGGGGGGCGGGGCGACGTATATCTTGCCGGGGGTGGTGGAGGCGAATGAAAGCTCGGTACCGATTTTGGCGATCACCACGGATGTGGCGACCACATCTCGCGGGAAATACCCGCTGACGGAGTTGGATCAGGTGGCGCTGTTTCGTCCGGTGACCAAGTGGAACGCGTCGTTGGACGACGCCACGCGCCTGCCTGCCATGATGCGGGCCGCGTTCCGCGCGATGACCACCGGGCGGCCCGGGGCCACCCATCTGGCGCTGCCCTTTGACACGCAGAAGGCCTTTGTCGACAGCGGCGAGGTTTGGGCGGACGACCGGCATCAATCCTTTCCCTCTGAGCGTGCGGGACCGGATATGGACGCGGTGAAAGACGCCGCGACATTGCTGGCAGGGGCCAAGTCGGGGATCGCCATCTGTGGCGGCGGGCCAGTGATCTCGGGCGCGTTTGACGCGTTGAAGCAGCTGGCGGATATGTTGGATTTGCCGATTGCCACGACAGTTTCGGGCCAAGGCGCGATTGCGGAAACCGACCCGCAGGCGTTGGGCGTGGTGGGATCAAACGGCGGCAACCCCGCAACGCGGGCGGTGGTGGACGCGGCGGATGTGATCTTGTTCATCGGCTGCCGCGCGGGGTCTGTGACGACGGAACGGTGGCGGTCGCCCGCTAAAGGCAAGACCATCATCCATATCGACAGCGACCCGATGGTAATCGGGGCGAATTACCAGACCGACGTGGCGATCTGCGCCGACGCGCGGCTGGCGTTGGAGGCTTTGGTGGCTGAGTTGGAGACCCGACAAGTGGCCCTGCAAGGCGGGCGCGGACGCGCGGCGGCGGCTTGGGATAGCAAACTGGCGGAATTCAATGCGCTTGCGGCCTCTACCGAGACGCCGATCAAGCCCGAGGCGGTCATCGCCGCGTTGATGGCGCAGCTGGATGACGACGCTGTAGTGGTGGCCGACCCCGGCACGCCGTGCCCGTATTTCAGCGCTCATTACCGGTGGCGCCGGGCGGGTCGGAATTTCATCACCAATCGCGCGCATGGGGCTTTGGGATACGCGCTGGCAGCGTCGATGGGCGCGCATGTCGGGCGGCCTGACGTAAAAACGGTGGCCGTTATGGGCGACGGGTCCTTCGGCTTTTGCTGCGGGGAATTTGAAACGATTGTGCGCCACAAGATGCCGATCACCTCCATCGTGTTTTCCAACGCGACATTTGGGTGGATCAAGGCGGGCCAGGACAGCGGCTTCGGCAAGCGGTATTACAACGTTGACTTCGGGCGCACCGACCATGCCAAAGTGGCCGAGGCGTTCGGGGTTAAGGCGTGGACCGTCCGCGATCCGGCGGATCTGCCGAAGGTGTTGAAACAGGCCTTGGCGCATGGCGGACCGACATTGGTGGACGTGATATCCCAACCTTTGCACGAAGCGGCCGCACCGGTGTCGGAGTGGGTGGCTTGA